In Drosophila simulans strain w501 chromosome 3R, Prin_Dsim_3.1, whole genome shotgun sequence, a single window of DNA contains:
- the LOC6729118 gene encoding elongation of very long chain fatty acids protein AAEL008004 produces the protein MSVRLNETTTIVDRMVNFFVEHEDLRTKQWFLSNAPGPLFMILGAYLYFCLYAGPRYMRDRKPFELKNTLLVYNAVQVLLSWVLFYEGYKGGWGGHYNFKCQPVTYESDPISMRMARAVWLYYIAKITELLDTVFFVLRKKQRQISFLHLYHHTLMPVCAFIGVKYFAGGHGTLLGFINSFIHIIMYAYYLLSAMGPKVQKYLWWKKYITILQIVQFLIIFVHTLQIQFQPNCNFPKSIAALLTFNAGLFTYMFSAFYVANYKKEAAAQAKLAAKKE, from the exons ATGTCGGTCAGACTGAACGAGACGACGACCATTGTTGACCGGATGGTCAACTTCTTCGTGGAGCACGAGGATCTGCGCACCAAG CAATGGTTCCTTTCGAATGCCCCCGGACCGCTGTTCATGATCCTTGGAGCGTACCTGTACTTCTGCCTGTACGCAGGACCTCGTTACATGCGTGATCGCAAGCCCTTCGAGCTAAAGAACACTCTCCTGGTCTACAATGCGGTCCAAGTGCTCCTCAGCTGGGTGCTCTTCTACGAGGGATACAAGGGCGGCTGGGGTGGTCACTACAACTTCAAGTGCCAACCGGTGACCTACGAATCGGATCCGATTTCCATGAGG ATGGCTCGTGCCGTGTGGCTGTACTACATTGCCAAGATCACGGAGCTGCTGGACACCGTGTTCTTTGTGCTGCGCAAGAAACAGCGCCAGATCTCGTTCCTCCACTTGTACCACCACACCCTGATGCCCGTGTGTGCCTTCATTGGTGTTAAGTACTTCGCCGGTGGCCATGGAACCCTGCTGGGATTCATCAACTCCTTCATCCACATCATTATGTATGCCTACTACCTGCTCTCCGCGATGGGACCCAAGGTGCAGAAGTATCTGTGGTGGAAGAAGTACATCACCATCCTGCAGATT GTCCAATTCCTGATCATCTTCGTGCACACACTGCAGATCCAGTTCCAGCCCAACTGCAACTTCCCCAAGTCCATTGCCGCACTCCTGACCTTCAATGCTGGACTCTTCACCTATATGTTCAGCGCCTTCTATGTGGCCAACTACAAGAAGGAGGCGGCTGCCCAGGCCAAGCTGGCGGCGAAAAAGGAGTAG
- the LOC6729114 gene encoding octopamine receptor beta-1R isoform X2 — MTLLQRLQAMSATTTRTILEGSISSFGGGTNEPLASKIPVLEESASHARYLKFIADGLIDEGLGSAVGSGSSIAVSVEDVVAGQAQDIQASEGSTDDADGSSHLALVFVKCFIIGFIILAAILGNMLVIVSVMRHRKLRIITNYFVVSLAVADMLVALCAMTFNASVMISGKWMFGSVMCDMWNSFDVYFSTASIMHLCCISVDRYYAIVQPLDYPLIMTQRRVFIMLLMVWLSPALLSFLPICSGWYTTTENYKYLKSNPHICEFKVNKAYAIVSSSMSFWIPGIVMLSMYYRIYQEADRQERLVYRSKVAALLLEKHLQISQIPKPRPSIQVEQSTISTMRRERKAARTLGIIMSAFLICWLPFFLWYIVSSLCDSCITPRLLVGILFWIGYFNSALNPIIYAYFNRDFRAAFKKTLKLALTVLIRCLWPNKS, encoded by the exons ATGACGCTACTGCAGAGACTCCAGGCCATGTCGGCCACCACGACCAGGACAATACTGGAGGGCAGTATCAGCAGCTTTGGTGGCGGGACAAATGAGCCGCTGGCGAGCAAAATACCCGTTCTGGAGGAGTCCGCCTCGCATGCCAgatatttgaaattcattgCCGACGGGCTCATCGACGAGGGACTCGGCAGTGCGGTGGGCAGTGGGAGCAGCATCGCCGTATCCGTCGAAGACGTGGTCGCCGGACAGGCGCAGGACATCCAGGCGAGCGAAGGATCCACCGACGACGCCGACGGCAGTAGCCATTTGGCATTAGTCTTCGTCAAGTGTTTCATTATTGGTTTCATCATACTGGCCGCCATCCTGGGCAACATGCTGGTGATTGTGTCCGTCATGCGGCACCGGAAATTGCG CATTATTACCAACTACTTTGTGGTCTCTCTGGCCGTCGCCGACATGCTGGTGGCCCTCTGTGCGATGACATTTAATGCTTCCGTCATGATCTCGGGCAAGTGGATGTTCGGATCCGTGATGTGCGACATGTGGAACAGCTTCGACGTCTACTTCTCCACCGCCAGCATCATGCACCTCTGCTGCATATCGGTCGACAG ATACTACGCCATCGTGCAGCCACTGGACTATCCACTAATCATGACACAGCGGCGCGTGTTCATCATGCTACTGATGGTGTGGCTGTCGCCGGCGCTCCTCTCGTTCCTGCCCATCTGCTCCGGATGGTACACAACGACCGAGAACTACAAGTATCTCAAATCGAATCCGCAT ATATGCGAGTTCAAAGTGAACAAGGCGTACGCCATAGTCAGCTCGTCGATGAGCTTCTGGATCCCCGGCATCGTAATGCTGTCGATGTACTACCGCATTTACCAGGAGGCCGACCGGCAGGAGCGTCTGGTGTACAG ATCCAAGGTGGCCGCTCTGCTGCTGGAGAAGCATCTGCAGATTAGCCAAATTCCCAAGCCCCGGCCGAGCATTCAGGTGGAGCAGTCGACCATCTCGACGATGCGGCGTGAGCGGAAGGCCGCCCGCACCCTGGGCATCATCATGAGCGCCTTCCTCATCTGCTGGCTGCCGTTCTTCCTCTg GTACATCGTATCCTCGCTGTGTGATAGTTGCATCACTCCGCGCCTGCTCGTTGGCATCCTGTTTTGGATCGGCTACTTCAACTCGGCCCTGAACCCCATTATTTATGCATACTTCAACCGCGACTTCAGGGCCGCCTTCAAGAAGACCCTCAAG CTGGCGCTAACTGTGCTGATTCGTTGCCTATGGCCCAACAAAAGCTAA
- the LOC6729114 gene encoding octopamine receptor beta-1R isoform X3, whose amino-acid sequence MTLLQRLQAMSATTTRTILEGSISSFGGGTNEPLASKIPVLEESASHARYLKFIADGLIDEGLGSAVGSGSSIAVSVEDVVAGQAQDIQASEGSTDDADGSSHLALVFVKCFIIGFIILAAILGNMLVIVSVMRHRKLRIITNYFVVSLAVADMLVALCAMTFNASVMISGKWMFGSVMCDMWNSFDVYFSTASIMHLCCISVDRYYAIVQPLDYPLIMTQRRVFIMLLMVWLSPALLSFLPICSGWYTTTENYKYLKSNPHICEFKVNKAYAIVSSSMSFWIPGIVMLSMYYRIYQEADRQERLVYRSKVAALLLEKHLQISQIPKPRPSIQVEQSTISTMRRERKAARTLGIIMSAFLICWLPFFLWYIVSSLCDSCITPRLLVGILFWIGYFNSALNPIIYAYFNRDFRAAFKKTLKT is encoded by the exons ATGACGCTACTGCAGAGACTCCAGGCCATGTCGGCCACCACGACCAGGACAATACTGGAGGGCAGTATCAGCAGCTTTGGTGGCGGGACAAATGAGCCGCTGGCGAGCAAAATACCCGTTCTGGAGGAGTCCGCCTCGCATGCCAgatatttgaaattcattgCCGACGGGCTCATCGACGAGGGACTCGGCAGTGCGGTGGGCAGTGGGAGCAGCATCGCCGTATCCGTCGAAGACGTGGTCGCCGGACAGGCGCAGGACATCCAGGCGAGCGAAGGATCCACCGACGACGCCGACGGCAGTAGCCATTTGGCATTAGTCTTCGTCAAGTGTTTCATTATTGGTTTCATCATACTGGCCGCCATCCTGGGCAACATGCTGGTGATTGTGTCCGTCATGCGGCACCGGAAATTGCG CATTATTACCAACTACTTTGTGGTCTCTCTGGCCGTCGCCGACATGCTGGTGGCCCTCTGTGCGATGACATTTAATGCTTCCGTCATGATCTCGGGCAAGTGGATGTTCGGATCCGTGATGTGCGACATGTGGAACAGCTTCGACGTCTACTTCTCCACCGCCAGCATCATGCACCTCTGCTGCATATCGGTCGACAG ATACTACGCCATCGTGCAGCCACTGGACTATCCACTAATCATGACACAGCGGCGCGTGTTCATCATGCTACTGATGGTGTGGCTGTCGCCGGCGCTCCTCTCGTTCCTGCCCATCTGCTCCGGATGGTACACAACGACCGAGAACTACAAGTATCTCAAATCGAATCCGCAT ATATGCGAGTTCAAAGTGAACAAGGCGTACGCCATAGTCAGCTCGTCGATGAGCTTCTGGATCCCCGGCATCGTAATGCTGTCGATGTACTACCGCATTTACCAGGAGGCCGACCGGCAGGAGCGTCTGGTGTACAG ATCCAAGGTGGCCGCTCTGCTGCTGGAGAAGCATCTGCAGATTAGCCAAATTCCCAAGCCCCGGCCGAGCATTCAGGTGGAGCAGTCGACCATCTCGACGATGCGGCGTGAGCGGAAGGCCGCCCGCACCCTGGGCATCATCATGAGCGCCTTCCTCATCTGCTGGCTGCCGTTCTTCCTCTg GTACATCGTATCCTCGCTGTGTGATAGTTGCATCACTCCGCGCCTGCTCGTTGGCATCCTGTTTTGGATCGGCTACTTCAACTCGGCCCTGAACCCCATTATTTATGCATACTTCAACCGCGACTTCAGGGCCGCCTTCAAGAAGACCCTCAAG ACTTAG
- the LOC6729116 gene encoding UPF0676 protein C1494.01, with translation MINSKIREDKLETLVSRSAVPIIDLAHCGKSLVHRVGQQLHKAFTEKGIAFLVNHGIAEDKIKAVWDQFDNFLDLPAEVQDRHRRKDGVNYGYVSPGMERFDGSTPELRHAYNICKLDEQNIPREALPEFAEDITTLCTDLKAMSLYIMKAMEVALEIPPSFFIDKHSQMLEGDSLNMSTLRMLYYPAIVDDEPGQSEGAIRCGAHVDYGTFTLLAQDSEGGLEVQLPGSEKWERVGHLPGAILINGGELLSIWTKQRYHALPHRVVIPEQELIRTRGRHSIAYFCHPNNSILISPNDLLAEGEAKSEDKVYSAYELIQKKFNDTYGQRSQ, from the exons ATGATAAACAGCAAGATAAGAGAGGACAAGTTGGAAACGCTTGTCTCGCGAAGTGCTGTGCCGATCATCGATCTCGCCCATTGTG GCAAGTCCCTTGTCCATCGGGTGGGTCAGCAACTCCACAAGGCTTTCACCGAAAAGGGAATCGCGTTCCTTGTTAACCATGGGATAGCAGAAGACAAG ATCAAAGCTGTCTGGGATCAATTTGACAACTTCTTGGATCTGCCAGCAGAGGTTCAGGATCGCCACAGACGTAAGGATGGTGTTAATTATGGCTATGTTAGTCCCGGGATGGAGCGATTTGATGGCAGTACTCCAGAACTACGTCACGCCTACAATATTTGCAAACTGGATGAACAGAATATTCCAAGGGAGGCACTGCCAGAATTTGCCGAAGACATTACCACACTGTGCACGGATTTGAAAGCCATGTCTTTGTACATAATGAAGGCCATGGAGGTGGCCCTGGAAATTCCGCCGTCCTTCTTCATCGACAAACACTCCCAGATGTTGGAAGGAGATAGCCTAAACATGAGCACCCTCAGAATGCTCTACTATCCGGCGATTGTGGATGATGAGCCGGGCCAGAGCGAGGGTGCCATCCGTTGTGGTGCCCATGTGGACTATGGCACCTTCACGCTGCTCGCCCAGGATTCCGAAGGTGGCTTGGAGGTGCAACTGCCGGGCAGCGAAAAGTGGGAACGGGTGGGTCATCTACCTGGCGCCATACTTATAAACGGCGGGGAACTCCTGTCCATCTGGACCAAGCAGCGTTACCACGCCCTG CCTCATCGCGTCGTCATACCTGAACAAGAACTTATAAGAACCCGTGGCAGACACTCTATAGCATATTTCTGCCATCCCAATAACTCGATCTTGATATCTCCCAACGATCTGTTGGCTGAAGGGGAGGCAAAGAGTGAGGACAA AGTATACAGCGCCTATGAACTGATACAGAAAAAGTTTAATGACACCTACGGTCAGCGATCTCAATAA
- the LOC6729115 gene encoding UPF0676 protein C1494.01: MIKTKSSDDKLDTLLSRSVVPIIDLAHCGIEEVPVKSVVNRVGHQLKKALSEKGMALLVNHGISDEKLKTAWDHLDDFVNLPPDIRQHYIRAEGDKHGYVSRGQQQRFDGKSPELRHAFNISTLNAQNLPEEPLPGFADHISTLATDFKALASFILQALAVSLDIPHTFFLEKHSHMLSGDHDNMSSLRMLYYPPIVDDEPGQNDVIKGRCQYSYQRCLSNQPDFRPEHNPRDEDDLNEVDGPNGQLFEHKLGNGAVIQCPPHVDYGTFTLLSQDSEGGLEVKLPGSEKWNRVGHLPGSILVNCGEILNIWTQGRYPALQHRVIIPEQETIRARGRHSIAFFCHPDNITTISPTDLPNPDAVQDKACLKQRKKSFKAAKERVYNAYQLIQKKFRDTYSSNNHS, translated from the exons ATGATAAAAACAAAGAGCAGCGACGACAAGCTCGACACGCTCCTCTCGCGCAGCGTGGTTCCGATCATCGATCTCGCCCACTGTG GCATCGAGGAGGTGCCGGTCAAGTCGGTGGTCAACCGCGTGGGTCACCAGCTCAAGAAAGCGCTCTCCGAGAAGGGCATGGCCCTGCTGGTCAACCATGGCATCTCCGATGAGAAG CTCAAGACTGCCTGGGATCACCTGGATGACTTCGTGAACCTGCCGCCGGACATCAGACAGCACTATATCCGTGCCGAAGGAGACAAACACGGCTATGTGAGTCGTGGTCAGCAGCAGCGTTTCGATGGCAAGTCGCCGGAGCTGCGCCACGCCTTCAATATCAGCACACTGAACGCTCAGAATCTGCCGGAGGAGCCGCTGCCAGGATTCGCGGACCACATCAGCACCCTGGCCACGGACTTCAAAGCGCTGGCCAGCTTCATCCTGCAGGCGCTGGCCGTCTCCCTGGACATTCCGCACACGTTCTTCCTCGAAAAGCACTCGCACATGCTGTCCGGCGACCACGACAACATGAGCTCCCTGCGCATGCTCTACTACCCGCCCATAGTGGACGACGAGCCCGGCCAGAACGACGTGATCAAGGGTCGCTGCCAGTACAGCTACCAGCGCTGTCTGTCCAACCAGCCGGACTTCCGGCCGGAGCACAATCCCCGCGACGAGGACGACCTCAACGAGGTGGACGGCCCCAATGGCCAGTTGTTCGAGCACAAGCTGGGCAACGGCGCCGTCATCCAGTGTCCACCCCACGTGGACTACGGCACCTTCACCCTGCTCTCCCAGGACTCGGAGGGCGGGCTGGAGGTGAAGCTGCCCGGCAGCGAAAAGTGGAACCGCGTGGGCCACCTGCCCGGCTCCATACTCGTCAACTGTGGCGAGATCTTGAATATCTGGACACAGGGACGATATCCCGCATTG CAACATCGCGTGATAATACCGGAGCAGGAAACTATTCGGGCTCGTGGCCGTCACTCGATAGCGTTCTTCTGCCATCCGGACAACATCACCACGATATCGCCCACCGATCTGCCCAATCCAGATGCCGTCCAGGACAAGGCGTGTCTCAAGCAGCGCAAGAAGTCCTTCAAGGCGGCGAAAGAAAG AGTCTACAATGCCTATCAGTTGATACAGAAAAAGTTTAGAGATACGTATAGCAGTAACAATCACTCATAA
- the LOC6729114 gene encoding octopamine receptor beta-1R isoform X1, with protein sequence MTLLQRLQAMSATTTRTILEGSISSFGGGTNEPLASKIPVLEESASHARYLKFIADGLIDEGLGSAVGSGSSIAVSVEDVVAGQAQDIQASEGSTDDADGSSHLALVFVKCFIIGFIILAAILGNMLVIVSVMRHRKLRIITNYFVVSLAVADMLVALCAMTFNASVMISGKWMFGSVMCDMWNSFDVYFSTASIMHLCCISVDRYYAIVQPLDYPLIMTQRRVFIMLLMVWLSPALLSFLPICSGWYTTTENYKYLKSNPHICEFKVNKAYAIVSSSMSFWIPGIVMLSMYYRIYQEADRQERLVYRSKVAALLLEKHLQISQIPKPRPSIQVEQSTISTMRRERKAARTLGIIMSAFLICWLPFFLWYIVSSLCDSCITPRLLVGILFWIGYFNSALNPIIYAYFNRDFRAAFKKTLKSLFPYAFYFCRRGRGRDDDRDLEFGGPSRRGTNGAQRAGSGSAEMANCVNSTASSEIHMSVMRARQYAVNVTPTTDAQMQQLHPLYTN encoded by the exons ATGACGCTACTGCAGAGACTCCAGGCCATGTCGGCCACCACGACCAGGACAATACTGGAGGGCAGTATCAGCAGCTTTGGTGGCGGGACAAATGAGCCGCTGGCGAGCAAAATACCCGTTCTGGAGGAGTCCGCCTCGCATGCCAgatatttgaaattcattgCCGACGGGCTCATCGACGAGGGACTCGGCAGTGCGGTGGGCAGTGGGAGCAGCATCGCCGTATCCGTCGAAGACGTGGTCGCCGGACAGGCGCAGGACATCCAGGCGAGCGAAGGATCCACCGACGACGCCGACGGCAGTAGCCATTTGGCATTAGTCTTCGTCAAGTGTTTCATTATTGGTTTCATCATACTGGCCGCCATCCTGGGCAACATGCTGGTGATTGTGTCCGTCATGCGGCACCGGAAATTGCG CATTATTACCAACTACTTTGTGGTCTCTCTGGCCGTCGCCGACATGCTGGTGGCCCTCTGTGCGATGACATTTAATGCTTCCGTCATGATCTCGGGCAAGTGGATGTTCGGATCCGTGATGTGCGACATGTGGAACAGCTTCGACGTCTACTTCTCCACCGCCAGCATCATGCACCTCTGCTGCATATCGGTCGACAG ATACTACGCCATCGTGCAGCCACTGGACTATCCACTAATCATGACACAGCGGCGCGTGTTCATCATGCTACTGATGGTGTGGCTGTCGCCGGCGCTCCTCTCGTTCCTGCCCATCTGCTCCGGATGGTACACAACGACCGAGAACTACAAGTATCTCAAATCGAATCCGCAT ATATGCGAGTTCAAAGTGAACAAGGCGTACGCCATAGTCAGCTCGTCGATGAGCTTCTGGATCCCCGGCATCGTAATGCTGTCGATGTACTACCGCATTTACCAGGAGGCCGACCGGCAGGAGCGTCTGGTGTACAG ATCCAAGGTGGCCGCTCTGCTGCTGGAGAAGCATCTGCAGATTAGCCAAATTCCCAAGCCCCGGCCGAGCATTCAGGTGGAGCAGTCGACCATCTCGACGATGCGGCGTGAGCGGAAGGCCGCCCGCACCCTGGGCATCATCATGAGCGCCTTCCTCATCTGCTGGCTGCCGTTCTTCCTCTg GTACATCGTATCCTCGCTGTGTGATAGTTGCATCACTCCGCGCCTGCTCGTTGGCATCCTGTTTTGGATCGGCTACTTCAACTCGGCCCTGAACCCCATTATTTATGCATACTTCAACCGCGACTTCAGGGCCGCCTTCAAGAAGACCCTCAAG AGTCTGTTTCCCTACGCTTTCTACTTCTGTCGACGTGGCAGGGGGCGAGACGATGACCGGGATCTGGAGTTCGGCGGTCCCAGTCGCCGTGGAACCAATGGAGCCCAAAGggccggatccggatccgccGAAATGGCCAACTGCGTCAACTCCACGGCCTCGTCGGAGATTCACATGAGCGTGATGCGTGCCCGCCAGTATGCCGTCAATGTCACACCCACCACGGACGcccagatgcagcagctgcatccCCTGTACACCAACTAA
- the LOC6729117 gene encoding LOW QUALITY PROTEIN: 2-oxoglutarate-dependent dioxygenase htyE (The sequence of the model RefSeq protein was modified relative to this genomic sequence to represent the inferred CDS: inserted 1 base in 1 codon), producing the protein MESEIKTLLSRNAVPIIDLENSIEDVAKNLXKALSEKGYALLINHGISNEKIKTAWKYFDGFVELTDEVKLTFERSKAPDAENHGYVSPGMERFDGRTPELRHAYNICKLQDQFLPEHHLPGFSRHINSLVDDFNELGRFILKALAISLSAPPSFFTDKHSYMLSDDRFNLTTLRMLFYPPVEDQDHGRSFIRCGAHADYCSFTLLAQDSEGGLEVKLRGSDKWERVGHLPGALFINCGETMAIWTDQFYHALQHRVVVPDQVDVRHRGRHSIAYFCHPDNSALIDPNDLDITTKQTTSDVIQNAYDITMALAKGAFAHHYS; encoded by the exons ATGGAATCAGAAATTAAGACTCTGCTCTCACGAAATGCTGTTCCTATTATAGATTTAGAAAATTCCATTGAGGACGTGGCGAAAAATC GAAAGGCTTTATCTGAAAAAGGGTATGCTCTGCTAATAAACCACGGTATTTCCAATGAGAAG ATCAAAACAGCTTGGAAGTATTTCGATGGCTTTGTCGAACTGACAGATGAAGTTAAATTGACATTTGAGAGAAGCAAAGCTCCAGATGCCGAGAATCATGGTTACGTGAGTCCGGGTATGGAGCGATTTGATGGCAGGACACCGGAGCTGCGCCATGCTTATAATATATGCAAGCTGCAGGATCAATTTCTGCCCGAGCATCACCTACCAGGATTTAGCAGACACATTAACTCATTAGTCGATGACTTCAATGAATTGGGTAGGTTTATTCTAAAGGCTTTGGCAATTTCATTGTCTGCTCCACCTTCGTTCTTCACGGATAAACACTCGTATATGCTGTCCGACGATCGCTTTAATCTGACCACCCTGCGGATGCTGTTCTACCCACCCGTGGAAGATCAGGATCATGGAAGAAGCTTCATACGATGTGGAGCCCATGCCGACTACTGCTCCTTTACTCTGTTGGCTCAGGATTCGGAGGGTGGATTGGAGGTCAAGCTGCGGGGCAGTGACAAGTGGGAGCGAGTCGGTCATCTGCCAGGAGCTCTCTTCATAAACTGCGGTGAAACCATGGCTATCTGGACAGATCAGTTCTACCACGCCTTG cAACATAGAGTAGTGGTTCCCGATCAGGTTGATGTTCGCCATCGAGGCCGGCACTCCATTGCCTATTTCTGTCATCCTGATAACTCTGCGCTGATTGATCCAAATGATTTAGATATTACAACTAAGCAGACAACAAGTGACGT GATACAAAACGCATATGATATAACTATGGCTCTGGCAAAAGGCGCATTTGCACATCATTATTCTTAG